Proteins encoded within one genomic window of Desulfonatronospira thiodismutans ASO3-1:
- a CDS encoding class IV adenylate cyclase, translating to MTLETELKYFVSDFAPILERMERLGLSCTHWYFEENLVLDTGDGRLRSRDELLRIRKGQGGKITLKLPVDGADSSCKQRQEFESGVDNPDEIRIILSHLGFRPCLRYEKFRRICSLGETMICLDILPFGSFVELEGPQESFHGTAIELGLDSHEKTALNYHELNQEYRREQGLSPALDFVFEENQKKDLARKLNVKL from the coding sequence ATGACTCTGGAAACAGAACTGAAATATTTTGTTTCGGACTTTGCACCGATTCTGGAGCGCATGGAACGTCTTGGATTGTCCTGCACCCACTGGTATTTTGAAGAGAACCTGGTGCTGGACACCGGTGACGGCCGGTTACGCAGCAGGGATGAACTGCTGCGAATCAGGAAAGGGCAGGGCGGCAAAATTACTTTGAAACTGCCTGTTGACGGAGCAGATTCCAGCTGCAAGCAGAGACAGGAGTTTGAGAGCGGAGTGGATAATCCTGATGAGATCCGGATAATACTCTCTCACCTGGGTTTCAGACCCTGTCTTAGATATGAAAAGTTCCGCAGGATCTGCAGCCTTGGGGAGACCATGATCTGCCTGGATATCCTTCCTTTCGGCAGCTTTGTGGAGCTGGAAGGACCACAGGAAAGTTTTCACGGCACAGCCATTGAACTGGGCCTGGATTCTCATGAAAAAACCGCCCTCAACTATCATGAACTGAACCAGGAATATCGCCGGGAGCAGGGCCTGTCACCGGCCCTGGATTTTGTTTTTGAAGAAAATCAAAAAAAAGATCTTGCCCGCAAACTAAATGTTAAACTTTAA
- the ispD gene encoding 2-C-methyl-D-erythritol 4-phosphate cytidylyltransferase, which produces MNIWAVLLAAGKSSRLQNQGQVQKKQFLKYHGLPLFWHSVQTFARNPQIKGLVAAFPAKDLQQSQSEVRDLQKKRDPGIALVCVGGGALRQNSVFNAMQALPPECTHVLVHDAARPFFSPRLITSLIREFSPGLGGVIPGIECKDTIKELDGDQVLKTLPRDRLTAVQTPQFFSMQALRDAHQQALKQDFTATDDASMLEECGYRVKVIPGEEKNIKITTSEDLQVLASQEKSALPCTGLGYDVHRYGGDRPMILGGQPIPGAPGIHAHSDGDVLVHALVDAILGCLGKGDIGDLFPDTDPANENLSSMVFLSEVLAMAQAEKLELVHIDITIIAQKPKLGPHKSSIRSNLAGITGIDPGRINIKATTEEGLGFTGSGQGIKAMALVSALRHKQESAH; this is translated from the coding sequence ATGAATATATGGGCTGTACTACTCGCTGCCGGCAAAAGCTCCAGACTTCAGAATCAGGGACAGGTGCAAAAAAAGCAGTTTCTAAAGTACCATGGCCTGCCTCTTTTCTGGCACAGCGTTCAGACATTCGCCCGCAACCCGCAAATAAAAGGTCTTGTAGCAGCATTCCCCGCAAAAGACCTGCAACAAAGCCAGAGTGAAGTCCGGGACCTGCAGAAAAAAAGGGATCCGGGCATTGCCCTTGTCTGCGTCGGCGGCGGCGCTCTTCGCCAGAACTCTGTATTCAACGCCATGCAGGCTCTGCCTCCCGAGTGTACACATGTCCTGGTACACGACGCAGCCAGGCCCTTTTTTTCCCCCCGACTCATCACATCCCTGATCCGGGAATTTTCTCCAGGACTCGGCGGCGTCATCCCGGGCATCGAATGCAAAGACACCATCAAGGAGCTTGACGGCGACCAGGTCCTGAAAACCCTGCCCAGGGACAGACTTACAGCAGTACAGACCCCTCAGTTCTTCAGCATGCAGGCACTGCGGGATGCTCACCAGCAGGCCCTCAAACAGGACTTTACAGCAACTGACGACGCATCTATGCTGGAAGAATGCGGTTACCGGGTCAAAGTAATTCCCGGCGAAGAAAAAAACATCAAGATAACCACATCCGAGGATCTGCAAGTGCTGGCAAGCCAGGAAAAAAGCGCCCTGCCCTGCACCGGGCTGGGCTACGACGTACACCGCTACGGTGGAGACCGGCCCATGATCCTCGGCGGACAGCCCATTCCCGGAGCACCGGGTATTCATGCTCACTCAGACGGGGATGTACTGGTACACGCCTTAGTGGATGCCATACTGGGCTGTCTGGGCAAGGGAGACATCGGAGATTTATTTCCCGACACAGATCCGGCCAATGAAAATTTAAGCAGCATGGTCTTTCTAAGCGAAGTCCTGGCCATGGCCCAGGCTGAAAAACTGGAACTGGTGCATATTGATATAACCATCATCGCCCAGAAACCGAAGCTCGGGCCACATAAAAGCTCCATCAGGTCCAACCTGGCAGGAATCACCGGCATTGACCCCGGCCGGATAAATATCAAGGCCACCACCGAAGAGGGGCTGGGCTTCACCGGATCAGGACAGGGAATCAAGGCGATGGCCTTGGTCAGCGCCCTCAGGCATAAACAGGAATCCGCCCATTAA
- the ftsY gene encoding signal recognition particle-docking protein FtsY codes for MGFFSKIKNLWKSDAQETTEKPEIKDKPSPATPDAQEQEWQAALKQSLAAAEPRLSVWLDHLLQGVDSKGELLWQRLYFFFDALEIPREEAEDFVARFSKWLDDMGYTDLEEFRSELQYRLALALDLEDEEDEKSRLFIKLSHGLSKTKAQLSRQIDQLLSSSTSFDEAFWEELEEILIMSDVGHKAATELVQKLRTEVSGQSVDDPQEFKQLLGKELAAFFPRPQKRIKPDPPEVILMIGVNGVGKTTTIAKLAHRDRMKGRRVMIAAGDTFRAAAIEQLGIWAERADAEFYAKSHGADPASVAYEALDKAVAEGTDVLYVDTAGRLHTKSDLMQELKKMKSVMQKKRPGSPHRTILVLDATTGQNAMSQTELFAREINIDEIILTKLDGTAKGGVMVAIALQHQIPITFIGLGEKMEDLRPFEPESFARALLG; via the coding sequence TTGGGTTTTTTCAGCAAAATCAAAAATCTGTGGAAAAGCGATGCTCAAGAAACCACAGAAAAACCGGAAATCAAGGATAAGCCTTCACCAGCAACTCCAGACGCACAGGAGCAGGAGTGGCAGGCAGCTCTTAAGCAGTCCCTGGCTGCAGCAGAGCCCAGGCTGAGTGTATGGCTGGATCATCTGCTGCAGGGGGTTGATTCCAAGGGGGAACTGTTGTGGCAAAGGCTTTATTTTTTCTTTGATGCCTTGGAAATTCCCCGAGAGGAAGCAGAAGACTTTGTCGCCCGGTTTTCCAAATGGCTTGACGACATGGGTTATACCGACCTGGAAGAGTTCAGGTCGGAACTTCAGTACAGGCTGGCCCTGGCCCTGGACCTGGAAGACGAGGAAGACGAAAAAAGTCGTCTTTTTATCAAGCTCTCCCATGGACTGAGCAAGACCAAGGCCCAGCTTTCCAGGCAGATCGACCAGCTTCTGAGCTCCAGCACCAGTTTTGACGAGGCCTTCTGGGAAGAACTGGAAGAGATCCTGATCATGTCCGATGTGGGACACAAGGCTGCAACCGAGCTTGTACAAAAGCTGAGGACGGAAGTCTCCGGGCAGAGCGTAGATGATCCCCAGGAATTCAAGCAGCTTTTGGGCAAAGAACTTGCCGCTTTCTTTCCCAGACCTCAGAAAAGAATAAAGCCCGACCCCCCGGAAGTAATCCTGATGATAGGGGTAAACGGCGTGGGCAAAACCACAACCATTGCCAAGCTGGCGCACAGGGACCGCATGAAGGGACGCCGGGTGATGATTGCAGCCGGGGACACCTTCCGGGCCGCAGCCATAGAACAGCTGGGCATCTGGGCCGAACGCGCGGATGCAGAGTTTTACGCCAAGAGCCACGGGGCGGACCCGGCTTCTGTGGCTTATGAGGCCCTGGACAAGGCGGTTGCCGAGGGAACGGATGTACTGTATGTGGATACTGCCGGCAGGCTGCACACCAAATCCGATTTGATGCAGGAACTGAAAAAAATGAAAAGCGTGATGCAGAAAAAACGTCCAGGCAGCCCGCACCGCACAATACTGGTTCTGGATGCAACAACAGGCCAGAACGCAATGTCCCAGACCGAGCTTTTCGCAAGGGAAATAAACATTGACGAGATTATTCTGACCAAACTGGATGGAACAGCCAAGGGCGGAGTTATGGTGGCCATTGCCCTGCAGCACCAGATCCCCATTACCTTTATCGGTCTGGGTGAAAAAATGGAAGACCTCCGGCCTTTTGAGCCGGAGAGTTTCGCCAGGGCTTTGCTGGGTTGA
- a CDS encoding manganese-dependent inorganic pyrophosphatase, producing MSVLVFGHKNPDTDSICAAIAVADLKSKLGLDCKPVTQGELTPESKFVLDKFGLSAPETVTSVAGQKVILVDHSDLAQSPDDLKEAEILGIIDHHKLGDVTTPNPLECWIWPVGCTCTVIKAMYDFYGVELPKNIAGAMLCAILSDTVIFKSATCTEDDKKACEALAGIAGVSDITSLGMEMFKVKSAVDKDTPRDLIFRDYKDFSMGGSKVGIGQLEVVDLSIVEPVKDALYEEMKKVKEEGGRNAVYLMLTDIMKEGTELLVLADDPEPVKKAFGKPVEGTSVWLDGVMSRKKQVVPNFEKAYG from the coding sequence ATGTCAGTACTTGTATTTGGACACAAGAACCCGGATACCGATTCCATATGCGCAGCCATTGCGGTGGCTGACTTGAAAAGCAAGCTGGGGCTGGACTGCAAGCCTGTCACCCAGGGAGAACTGACCCCTGAAAGCAAGTTTGTCTTAGACAAATTCGGACTGAGCGCTCCGGAAACAGTGACCTCTGTAGCCGGCCAGAAAGTCATTCTTGTTGACCATTCCGACCTGGCCCAGAGCCCGGACGACCTCAAGGAAGCCGAGATCCTGGGGATTATAGACCACCACAAGCTTGGTGACGTGACCACCCCCAATCCTCTGGAGTGCTGGATCTGGCCCGTGGGCTGCACATGCACCGTGATCAAAGCCATGTACGACTTCTACGGAGTGGAACTCCCCAAAAACATTGCCGGAGCAATGCTCTGCGCTATCCTCAGCGATACGGTAATTTTCAAGTCCGCCACCTGCACCGAAGACGACAAAAAGGCCTGCGAAGCCCTGGCCGGCATTGCCGGAGTAAGCGATATCACCTCCCTGGGCATGGAAATGTTCAAGGTCAAATCCGCAGTGGACAAAGATACTCCCAGGGACCTTATCTTCCGGGATTACAAGGACTTCAGCATGGGCGGCAGCAAAGTCGGCATCGGACAGCTGGAAGTGGTGGATCTTTCCATTGTCGAACCAGTTAAGGACGCCCTGTACGAAGAAATGAAAAAGGTCAAGGAAGAAGGAGGACGCAACGCTGTATACCTGATGCTCACTGACATCATGAAGGAAGGCACCGAACTTCTGGTTCTGGCCGATGACCCTGAACCGGTGAAAAAGGCCTTCGGAAAACCCGTAGAAGGCACATCTGTATGGCTGGACGGCGTAATGAGCCGTAAAAAACAGGTTGTTCCCAATTTTGAAAAAGCTTACGGTTAA
- a CDS encoding ATP-grasp domain-containing protein has product MEPSSTQPRIALGSQLISCPDVLTLGVLPNLEDYPAWKLDMILQAEKIYFPTSLYADLFQVMGKKMFPSVNTYRFLGDKIKQTLLFQLQNLPAPRTRFYFGPRQQQFITRDFSFPFIAKKARASSMGDGVWLIHDQNELDSYLSQNQPAYIQEFLDVDDDYRVVVVGDEVAHAYRRIPARGSFKANISQGGTVCLENIPGDVLELGLRAAQACGFDLAGIDICQSREKLYILEANMKFGTRGFHCAGLSYRAILNKKVSEGRV; this is encoded by the coding sequence ATGGAACCTTCTTCTACCCAGCCCCGGATTGCTCTTGGCTCCCAGCTCATCAGCTGTCCGGATGTTCTTACCCTGGGGGTGCTTCCCAACCTCGAGGATTATCCGGCATGGAAGCTGGACATGATTCTCCAGGCCGAAAAAATATATTTTCCCACTTCCCTTTATGCTGATCTGTTTCAGGTCATGGGTAAAAAAATGTTTCCCAGCGTGAATACCTACCGTTTCCTGGGGGACAAGATCAAACAGACCCTTCTTTTTCAGCTTCAGAATCTGCCTGCTCCCAGGACCAGGTTTTACTTCGGCCCAAGGCAGCAACAGTTCATTACCAGAGACTTCTCTTTTCCCTTCATAGCCAAAAAAGCCAGGGCATCCTCCATGGGTGACGGGGTCTGGCTTATTCATGACCAGAATGAACTGGACAGCTACCTCTCGCAGAATCAGCCGGCCTACATCCAGGAGTTTCTGGACGTGGACGACGATTACAGGGTTGTGGTTGTGGGCGATGAAGTCGCTCACGCCTACCGCAGGATACCGGCCAGGGGAAGCTTCAAGGCCAATATTTCCCAGGGAGGTACAGTGTGCCTGGAAAATATCCCCGGAGATGTGCTTGAGCTTGGACTCAGGGCCGCCCAGGCCTGCGGCTTCGACCTGGCCGGCATTGATATCTGCCAAAGCAGGGAAAAGCTTTATATACTGGAGGCCAACATGAAATTCGGCACCAGGGGATTTCATTGTGCAGGCCTCAGTTACCGGGCCATACTCAACAAAAAGGTTTCAGAGGGCAGAGTCTGA
- a CDS encoding TIGR00730 family Rossman fold protein, which yields MANSRQYLIEDLSYTNSWRLFKIMAEFVDAFEKMNDLGPAVSIFGSARLNPDDEYYRMAYDISNSLSRSGFNIITGGGPGIMEAGNKGAYDAQGNSVGLHIKLPFEQKANDYINLRCDFRYFFVRKVMFIKYAKAYVVMPGGLGTMDELLETLVLMQTRRIKPFPVILVGRDFWDGLLNWMTEQMVSRGYMKKSDFSLFCMADTADEVVDLIKNKVDLHSFQKNGVACQKTDTSQEEPV from the coding sequence ATGGCTAACTCAAGACAGTACCTTATTGAAGACCTTTCATACACCAATTCATGGCGTCTTTTTAAAATCATGGCCGAATTCGTTGACGCCTTTGAAAAAATGAATGACCTGGGGCCTGCGGTGTCCATTTTCGGTTCAGCCAGGCTGAATCCGGATGACGAATATTACCGCATGGCATACGATATATCCAACAGCCTTTCCCGTTCCGGCTTCAACATCATTACCGGAGGAGGTCCGGGCATAATGGAAGCGGGCAACAAGGGAGCCTATGATGCCCAGGGCAACTCTGTGGGTCTGCATATAAAGCTGCCCTTTGAACAGAAAGCCAATGATTATATAAATCTCAGATGTGATTTCAGGTACTTTTTTGTCCGCAAGGTCATGTTTATAAAGTACGCCAAGGCATATGTAGTCATGCCCGGCGGACTGGGTACCATGGACGAACTCCTGGAGACCCTGGTCCTGATGCAGACCCGAAGGATCAAACCTTTTCCGGTTATCCTTGTGGGCAGGGACTTCTGGGACGGCCTTTTAAACTGGATGACTGAACAGATGGTCTCCAGAGGCTACATGAAGAAAAGCGATTTTTCCCTCTTCTGCATGGCGGACACTGCCGATGAAGTTGTGGACCTGATTAAAAACAAGGTGGACCTGCACTCTTTTCAGAAAAACGGCGTTGCATGTCAGAAGACGGACACTTCCCAGGAAGAGCCTGTATAA
- a CDS encoding Smr/MutS family protein: MKSLKELKKIKISSRKKEKNPEPPAPPEKKKDKSEENLFQTAMSGVKPLKGKGRDIPLETEPAAEGAPLQEESDLDTLYRLVRGDVEFDVQFSDEYIQGYVKSINTRTFRRFKNGELSIEAHLDLHGLNSDQARQELLHFMREQYHQGKTCVLLIPGRGKNSPLGEGVLRNEIQSWLTVEPLKRIVLAFCSALPRHGGTGALYVLMRSKKKTKGKIHWDKYLIDLY; the protein is encoded by the coding sequence ATGAAATCTTTAAAAGAGCTTAAGAAAATAAAGATCTCTTCCAGGAAGAAGGAAAAAAACCCAGAACCACCCGCTCCTCCTGAAAAGAAGAAAGATAAGAGTGAAGAGAATCTCTTTCAGACGGCCATGTCCGGGGTCAAACCCCTCAAGGGCAAGGGACGGGACATTCCCCTGGAGACAGAGCCTGCAGCAGAAGGCGCGCCTCTGCAGGAAGAAAGCGATCTGGATACCCTGTACAGACTTGTCAGGGGTGATGTAGAGTTTGATGTTCAATTCTCGGACGAATACATTCAGGGCTATGTCAAGAGCATCAATACCAGGACGTTTCGCCGGTTCAAAAACGGAGAACTGAGCATTGAAGCCCACCTGGACCTGCATGGCCTGAACAGCGACCAGGCCCGGCAGGAACTGCTGCACTTCATGCGCGAGCAGTACCATCAGGGCAAGACCTGTGTACTGCTGATCCCCGGACGCGGCAAAAACTCTCCCTTAGGCGAGGGCGTGCTTCGAAACGAAATCCAGTCATGGCTGACCGTGGAGCCGCTCAAGAGAATTGTTCTGGCGTTTTGCTCCGCCCTGCCCAGACACGGCGGAACCGGCGCACTTTACGTGCTCATGCGCAGCAAAAAGAAGACAAAGGGTAAAATCCACTGGGATAAATACCTCATTGATCTGTACTGA
- the cysS gene encoding cysteine--tRNA ligase, with protein MLIYNTLHRAKEKFVPLEPGKVRMYVCGITAYDYCHIGHARSCVVFDVLVRYLRYLGYHVSFVRNFTDVDDKIIKRAEEEGLDSDQVAEKYIEAFYLDMDELNVLKADVEPRATRHIEEMIQVTKSLLDKGFAYITSGKDIYFRVRRMPRYGQLSGRNIEELQSGSRIAPDEEKEDPLDFALWKTAKPGEPSWDSPWGAGRPGWHLECTAMSEKYLGIPFDIHGGGQDLAFPHHENEKAQSEAAFDREFVKYWVHNGFVRVDSEKMSKSLGNFITIRDIMKDFHGEVLRFFLLTKHYRSPLDYSDGSLEETEKALKRVYWAKTGLQKELQKEKWSKGQGFPEASQELQDLASKWDQAMQDDLNTAEAVGYVFGLVRLANRMLEDKTFRKSEAGKEIIQQMLGMLEGWGDALGVFQRSGEEFLEQLKLMRCNRLDIDPQTVQEMVLKRQQARKDKDFETADNIREELTAKGIEVMDTPEGPRWDFA; from the coding sequence ATGCTCATCTACAATACCCTGCACCGCGCAAAAGAAAAGTTTGTCCCCCTGGAGCCAGGCAAGGTAAGAATGTATGTCTGCGGCATCACCGCTTATGATTACTGCCATATCGGGCATGCCAGGTCCTGCGTGGTCTTTGATGTACTGGTGCGCTACCTGCGTTACCTGGGATACCATGTCAGCTTTGTCCGCAACTTTACCGATGTGGACGACAAAATCATAAAAAGGGCAGAAGAAGAAGGCCTGGATTCGGACCAGGTGGCCGAGAAATATATTGAAGCCTTTTATCTGGACATGGATGAACTAAACGTCCTCAAGGCGGATGTGGAGCCAAGAGCCACCCGGCACATAGAGGAAATGATCCAGGTTACAAAATCTCTTCTGGACAAGGGCTTCGCCTACATTACTTCCGGCAAAGACATCTACTTCCGTGTGCGCAGAATGCCCCGTTACGGACAACTTTCCGGCAGAAACATTGAAGAACTCCAATCCGGATCAAGGATAGCCCCGGATGAAGAAAAAGAGGACCCGCTGGACTTCGCCCTGTGGAAGACGGCCAAACCCGGTGAACCGTCCTGGGACAGCCCCTGGGGAGCCGGCCGGCCGGGGTGGCACCTGGAATGTACCGCCATGAGTGAGAAATATCTGGGCATACCCTTTGACATTCATGGCGGGGGCCAGGATCTGGCCTTTCCCCACCATGAAAATGAGAAAGCCCAGAGCGAGGCGGCTTTCGACAGGGAATTCGTAAAATACTGGGTACACAACGGGTTTGTCCGGGTTGATTCAGAAAAGATGTCCAAGTCCCTGGGCAATTTCATAACCATCAGGGACATAATGAAAGATTTCCACGGGGAAGTACTGCGCTTTTTCCTGCTGACAAAACACTACCGCAGTCCCCTGGACTATTCCGACGGTTCCCTGGAAGAGACGGAAAAGGCCTTAAAAAGGGTGTACTGGGCCAAGACAGGTTTACAGAAGGAACTGCAAAAGGAAAAATGGAGCAAAGGACAGGGCTTTCCGGAAGCTTCCCAGGAATTGCAGGATCTGGCCAGCAAATGGGACCAGGCCATGCAGGACGACCTGAATACAGCCGAGGCCGTGGGTTATGTATTCGGTCTGGTGCGCCTGGCCAACCGCATGCTGGAAGACAAGACTTTCCGCAAAAGCGAGGCTGGCAAGGAGATTATACAGCAAATGCTGGGCATGCTTGAAGGCTGGGGTGACGCCCTGGGAGTTTTCCAACGCTCCGGGGAAGAATTCCTGGAACAATTGAAGCTTATGCGCTGCAACCGGCTGGATATTGATCCCCAGACTGTACAGGAAATGGTTTTGAAACGACAGCAGGCCAGAAAAGACAAAGACTTTGAAACCGCCGACAATATCCGGGAAGAACTCACCGCCAAAGGCATCGAGGTCATGGATACCCCGGAAGGACCCAGGTGGGACTTTGCCTGA
- a CDS encoding zinc ribbon domain-containing protein, which produces MSKYIEQIKKLVSLQEIDTELIQLKNRMEEAPRHLENLQNELKNLEEQKYHIEERVKLLSEQKKKLQSDIDQDGDKIKKSKNKLMMVSNTKEYHAMMREMDNLEKLNRFREEELNNLLEDLQAQQAKKEELNNQFQSLQDELATTQATLDSELQQIQERIQELENDREKACADVPVPILSRYNFIKDRLHNPVIVSVRQSVCTGCFISIPPQSFVEIQKGEQILSCPNCQRLIYWEEHYSGNPQ; this is translated from the coding sequence TTGAGCAAATACATAGAGCAGATTAAAAAGTTGGTCAGCCTGCAGGAGATCGACACCGAGCTCATCCAGTTGAAAAATAGAATGGAAGAAGCTCCCAGGCACCTGGAAAACCTGCAGAACGAACTGAAAAACCTGGAAGAACAGAAGTACCACATTGAAGAAAGGGTCAAACTCTTATCCGAGCAGAAAAAAAAGCTGCAAAGCGATATTGACCAGGATGGGGACAAGATAAAGAAAAGCAAAAACAAGCTCATGATGGTCAGCAACACCAAGGAATACCACGCCATGATGCGGGAAATGGACAACCTGGAAAAGCTGAACCGGTTCCGGGAAGAGGAACTGAACAACCTTCTTGAAGATCTACAGGCTCAGCAGGCCAAAAAAGAAGAACTAAACAATCAATTCCAATCACTGCAGGATGAACTGGCCACCACCCAGGCCACCCTCGACAGCGAGCTCCAGCAGATTCAGGAGCGTATCCAGGAACTGGAAAATGACCGGGAAAAAGCCTGCGCCGATGTTCCGGTGCCTATACTGTCCCGCTACAATTTCATTAAAGACAGGCTGCACAACCCGGTGATCGTCTCTGTCAGGCAGAGTGTCTGTACCGGCTGTTTCATCAGCATCCCCCCGCAGTCCTTCGTGGAAATCCAGAAAGGAGAACAGATACTCAGCTGTCCCAACTGTCAGAGGCTCATTTACTGGGAGGAACATTATTCCGGAAATCCGCAATAA
- a CDS encoding tetratricopeptide repeat protein — protein sequence MSAELNKARKNLTNIPSLMKQDKLLAAVTALQEGLTTFLKGNLMQSEKKEFLEMIDRSLHALNSNQALRQVYPVLLKLEPGKEKELLQNVRELQSALQEEMTSEAKESLAEMEKRKTDTLEKARSLLKEGQQDKADASLRKLVREFTDDFDLKINIADILISAEAYEKALDYLKMAYRDNPRSVHIYNRLGMALRKLGRFEDSEKAYSQALKITPQDEYLHFNMGRLYMDMQQWNKALHSAYKALEINPDFEQARKMLHYSQKKI from the coding sequence ATGTCAGCAGAACTGAACAAAGCCAGAAAAAACCTGACCAACATCCCGTCTCTCATGAAACAGGACAAGCTCCTGGCCGCAGTAACCGCCCTGCAGGAAGGACTTACCACCTTTCTCAAGGGCAACCTGATGCAGAGCGAAAAAAAGGAATTCCTGGAAATGATCGACCGCTCCCTGCACGCCCTGAATTCCAACCAGGCTCTTCGCCAGGTCTACCCGGTTCTGCTGAAACTTGAACCGGGCAAGGAAAAGGAGCTGCTGCAGAACGTGAGGGAACTGCAAAGCGCCCTGCAGGAGGAAATGACTTCAGAAGCCAAAGAGTCGCTGGCGGAAATGGAAAAAAGAAAAACAGACACCCTGGAAAAAGCCCGCAGCCTGCTCAAGGAGGGGCAACAGGACAAAGCGGATGCCTCTTTGCGCAAACTGGTCCGCGAGTTCACAGACGATTTTGATCTGAAGATAAACATAGCTGATATTCTCATAAGCGCCGAAGCTTATGAAAAGGCCCTGGACTATCTGAAGATGGCCTACAGGGACAACCCCAGGTCAGTTCACATTTACAACCGCCTGGGAATGGCCCTGCGCAAACTGGGCAGGTTTGAAGACTCTGAAAAAGCATATAGTCAGGCCCTGAAAATAACTCCCCAGGATGAATATCTGCACTTCAACATGGGCCGGCTTTACATGGATATGCAGCAATGGAACAAGGCCCTGCACTCCGCTTATAAGGCACTTGAGATAAACCCTGATTTTGAACAGGCCCGCAAAATGCTCCACTATTCCCAGAAAAAAATTTAG
- a CDS encoding Nif3-like dinuclear metal center hexameric protein, producing the protein MQLDEFISTIEKDAPPGQALEWDNSGMQVATSRSHIKTVGMCLDPLPENISQALEKNCDFILCHHPLSIKPRLPDKVDTFHHVLSLLFQADTALYSAHTSLDVNSSGPVSWLLREMDLENPRIIMPTGRVHHEQLRFHPPVELSGRKKALLHDVEQIYEENGHISRVLVRSELADRFLQRLEADAGPVDCQRRYSPGDDMIFGLGLMGSWKEKVSFFSFMDRLQSVLGMENFVCMGQRPAYVQKVAYCPGSGGDLASRAFAMGADVFLTGDVKYHQALDIQGTGFVLDVGHFILEEKMMYSWYQSLERTVPGINFHYIKGKTPMHISGVHALKSV; encoded by the coding sequence ATGCAGCTGGATGAATTTATCAGCACCATAGAAAAAGACGCTCCACCCGGCCAGGCACTGGAGTGGGACAACTCCGGGATGCAGGTGGCCACTTCCAGGTCTCATATCAAAACAGTGGGAATGTGCCTGGACCCCCTGCCGGAAAACATCAGCCAGGCCCTGGAAAAAAACTGCGATTTTATACTCTGTCATCACCCTCTGAGCATTAAACCCCGGCTGCCGGACAAAGTCGACACCTTCCACCACGTGCTAAGCCTTCTTTTCCAGGCAGATACAGCTCTTTACAGCGCCCATACCTCCCTGGATGTCAACTCCAGCGGTCCCGTCTCCTGGCTTTTGCGTGAAATGGACCTGGAAAATCCCCGCATAATCATGCCCACCGGCAGGGTGCACCATGAACAACTCCGATTCCATCCACCTGTTGAGCTTTCCGGAAGAAAAAAAGCCCTTCTCCATGACGTAGAGCAGATATATGAAGAAAATGGACACATCTCCCGGGTTCTGGTGCGAAGTGAGCTTGCAGACCGCTTCCTGCAACGCCTGGAGGCGGATGCCGGTCCGGTTGATTGCCAGCGCAGATACTCTCCCGGGGACGACATGATTTTCGGCCTGGGCCTTATGGGCTCATGGAAAGAAAAAGTATCCTTTTTCAGTTTCATGGACAGACTACAGAGTGTACTCGGTATGGAGAACTTTGTGTGCATGGGCCAAAGACCGGCATATGTCCAGAAGGTGGCATACTGCCCAGGTTCCGGGGGTGACCTGGCTTCCAGGGCCTTTGCCATGGGTGCTGACGTTTTTCTCACCGGAGACGTCAAGTATCATCAGGCTCTGGACATCCAGGGCACAGGATTCGTCCTGGATGTGGGGCATTTCATACTGGAGGAAAAGATGATGTACTCCTGGTATCAGAGCCTTGAGCGTACTGTGCCGGGTATAAATTTTCACTATATCAAAGGAAAAACACCCATGCACATATCGGGTGTTCATGCCTTGAAATCAGTTTAA